In Chitinophaga oryzae, the sequence TGTAGGCTTCCTCCATGGCATCATACTGTACCTGGCAACTCTCTTCGTCAAACCATCCGGCCATGGCGGCAATGCCGGTCAGCTCCTCCATCAGCGCCCGCTCTTCCTGTTCCTCCGGACGTGAACGGCCATAAAACAGGACCATATACAAGGCCGCCAGTGTAAGGATAACCGCAATAGCGACAGATACCTGGCCTGGCCGGTCGCCCGCTATGAGGATAGCCGCAATGCTGCCCACGATCAGCGGGGAACGCAGGTATCCGGCAACAACGCTTTGCCGGTTCAGTTTGATCCGGAAACCTTCTCTTTCCTGTCCCTGCTTACCCACGATCACCATGGAGTATAACGGTTTCAGGGGAAGAATGACCAGGGTGAACCTGGTTTCAATCTGCTGTTGGTTGTATTTTTTGACTGCGCCGAGGAAAATGCTGCCAATGGCCATGTAGAACGGGTTTTAAGGATACAGACAAATCTATGAATATTTGGAGATTTTATGATTTACGATTTTGGTATGTCGGGGATCAAAAAGAACGGAGACCAAAGCAGTTTAAACCCGCTTTGGTCTCCGTTTTTTATTTTATAAAATTTTGAAATTTCTATTTTTTAACGATTTCTGCGTTTACCAGGATATCAACAGCCGGAGCTACTGCATATACGCCGGAAGGCAGCTTGTCTGCGTATTTCACGCCGAAGTCCAGACGGTTGATAGTGGCTTTGGCGGTGAAACCTGCTCTCCACAGGCCCCATGGGTCTCTTACCACACCATTGTAAGTAACGTCGAAGGGTACACGTTTGGTCGTGTTGCGGATGGTCACGTCAGCCAGCATGATGTATTTGTTGCCGGTCACTTTTTTGAAAGACACGCTTTTTACCTTGATATCGGGAAACTGTGCGGCGTTGAAGAAGTCATCGCTTTTCAGGTGGCCGTCACGTTGCTCAATGCCGGTGTTGATGCTGTTCACGTCGGCGGTGAAATCTACTTTGGCGTTCTGGAAGTTAGTGCTGTCGGCGGTTTCAACGGTGCCGGTGAATTTAGCGAAATGCCCCTGCACATAGTTGATGCCGAGGTGCTTCACGCTGAAAATGATGGCTGTATGGGCCGGATCGGCATTCCAATTTACCTGTGCAAAAGAGGCAATGCTGGCCAATACCAGGAGGACGGTAGAAAAAAACGCTTTCTTCATGTTTTATTGTTTGTTGTTGTATGAAAAGAAATCAGAATTATTTAGTCAGTTGACGGTCTACAGACCAGCGGCCTGCGCCTTTGATCAGCAGCGCCACCAGGATACCCAGTGTCAGGATATGGAATTCAAAACCTTCGCCAGCCTGTGTGCCGCCCCAGTTCATAAAGAAACCATTTCCGGTGTGCATGGAAGCGGCTACCACCATGATGATGGTCAGCATCAGCGCCCACAGGCGGGTGGTGAAACCAAACAGGATCAACAGGGAACCGATGCTTTCCGAGATAATTACCAGGAACGCAAGGAAAGCCGGGGTGCCGCTGGAGGTAAAAAAGTTCATCGTGGCTTTGAAGCCATGACCGCCAAACATGCCGAGAAGTTTCTGTAAACCATGCGGCAGCATAACGATGGCCACTGTTACACGAATAATAAACGAAGTAATGCTATCGTCTGTTTGCAATAAGCGCTTTAACATAAAGGGTGTTTTTATTGTTATAGTGTTTAGGTAGTAAACTATGTAGGTGTAAACAAATATTGTCTATACAATTGTTTGGGTAAAAAATAATCTCCGCAAGGAGATCCGGCGATGCTTATATCATCTCAGTTTAGTCTCTCAGCCTGTCGAGCATGTCGCCCAATAACTTCACTTCGTCTGTTGTCAGCTTTTTGGCCAGCAACTGATCATTCTGGTCCATGGAAGGATCCAGCTCTTTCAGTACCTCCATGCCTTTATCGGTGATTTCGATCTCTACCTTACGGCGGTTGGTCGGACACTGAATACGCGTCAACAGTCCCTTCTGGCGCAGTTTCTCCACCAGCCGGGTAGCATTGCTCATCTTATCCATCATGCGCTCCTGTATGTCCAGCAGGTTCAGCGGCTTAGGCCGGCTGCCCCGCAGTATACGCAGTACATTATATTGCTGGGAAGACATGTCATACTTCTTCAAAAGCTGTGAAATGCCCACTTCCAGCCAGTTAGCCGTAAACATGATATTTAACATGGCCCGCTGATAGTCGTTAGCAAATTTTACCTGTTTTATTTCATCTTCCAGTCTCATAATTACAATTACCACTGTTGTATATACAACAAAGGTAAATGTATTTTTCATTACTGCAAATTTTTTTCAGAAAAGTAAAAAGCTGCTGACAAAGGGTTGTCACCTCGGGGTGTTTTCTTTGTATTACAAAACAAACAACGCTATGATAAACACTGCTATTGCTCCTGCTACAAACCTGGTTGACTACGCTAAAGGCTTTGCTGCCTATGAATTATGGGCCAATAAAACCCTGGTGGAATGGTTGAAAACGAAAAACGCCGCCCTCCTGGAAGCGCCGGTGACTTCCAGCTTTGGATCTGTTAAAGAAACGCTGAAACATATGTGGAGCACTTCCGCATGGTGGACAAAAAACCTCCGCGGCGAACATCCGTCACTCACTTTTGGCCCGTTGGAGTGCAAAGAATCCGTCGCGGAGGTGCTGGAGGGAATCGTAAAACAGGCGGAAGAACTGATGGAACTGGTCAGTGCCATGACACCGGAACAACTGGAACAGGCTTATCCCGTTACTATCCCGTTCACCGGTGATTTCAACATTCCGGCTTACGAAATGCTGTCACAGATCACGCACCACACCACTTACCACCGCGGACAGGTAGTAACCATGGGGCGTCACCTTGGTTTTACCGACGCCCCTATGACTGACTACATGTTTTACCTGCTGGTAGGGGAAAAGCGTTATTAACTGTTGGTCCCGCCGTCGATGGTGATGGCGGTGCCGGTAATATAACCGCTTTCCGGAGAGGCGAGGAAGGTGACCAGTGAAGCGATATCTTCCACCTTGCCATATTCTCCCAGTGAAATATTTTTTCTTTGTGCATCGGCATGTTCACCGTTTGCAGGGTTCATGTCGGTGTCGACAGGGCCGGGTTGTACGAGGTTGACCGTAATGCCCCTGGGGCCCAGATCCCGGGAAAGACCTTTATTAAAGGCGGTCAGCGCCGACTTGCTCATGGCGTAAAGCGTGCCGTATGGTCCGGACACCCGGTCTGCCATGCAGCTGCCGATCGTGATAATACGCGCGCCCCTGCCCATGTGTTTGGCTGCTGCCTGCGTGCCTACAAATACCGCCCTGGCGTTGATGTCCATGGTCTGATTGTATTCTTCGAGCGTGTAATCTTCAAACGGCTTCATCACGGCAATGCCGGCATTGTTAACGAGTATGTCTATACGGCCAAACTCGGCTGCGGTTTTTTCCACTGCCGCCACTACTGCGGAAGGATCTGCACTGTCGGCCGCAATGGCCAGGCTGCGCTGGCCTTTACGCGCCAGGGCGTCCGCCACGCCGGCCGCCTTGTCTGCGCCCCTGTTATAAGTAAATGCTACGGTTGCTCCCTCATCTGCCAGTTGTTGCACAATGGCGGCGCCCATGCCGCGGCTGCCTCCTGTTACCAGGGCTATCTTGTTTTCCAGACGTTTCATACAAAATGATTTTATGCCTGCAAAGCTAGATGGGGCGCGGAGATTAAAGAAGAGGAGATGTAATTGTTAAGGACTAACATAAATGTTAGTCCTTAACCCTCATAGATATCTTTCGTGGAGAATACGGAGATGATGTATCTGGTGACCTACCATCGTAAAGCCCATGGCCAGCACACACATCTGGTATTTCCAGGAGGTGCCGGTCCGCAGCAATGCTTCGTCGGGAAGGCTGCGGAAGAACGCAATGGTGGACTGTCTGACTGCCACCAGTTCCTGCAGCACGTCTTCAAAAGAACGATGTGCCGTAAAGGCCTCGCCGGCATACAGGTCCTGGTCGAAGCCGGGAGTAGCGTTTTTATCGTTGCGCGCAAATACGAGCGCCCGGTAGGAAAAAACCCGCTCAGTATCAGTAATATGCTGCAACACGTCTTTGACGGTCCACTTTCCCGGAGCATAGGCATAGTCGCCCCGTTCAGCCAGCTTGTCTTTGTCCAGCGTCTGCAGGTCGCGCAGCGACTGCTCCAGGGCTTCCATCAGCGGAACGTCCGGTACCTGGTCAATGTACCGGCTGAAATATTCGGGATCAGGATGAATAGCCTGCTTTCTCATATGGTTTTTTCTTTTTGGCGTAAAAATAATTGATGCCCAAAGCTACGATACATATAAATAACCCGAAGAATTCACGGGTGTCTTCTATCCATGGTTTTTCGGCTTTCATGGTCTGTGCAATATTCTCTGCCTGGTGCTGCGATACCCAGTCCACCACCCCGTCTTTAGTAAAGAATAAATAGATGGCATATACGAAATAAACGGCTATGCCCGTCAGGTACAAACGGGGATAGAACCGCTGCCGCGCTGCCATCCCGCAACATACGGCGGAAAACAGGTAAATGGGCATCCACACATAGGGATCGGGGTCATTGTATTGCAGCCCCGCGAAAACAATAAAAAGAAAACAAAAGATAATGTTGAATACTTTCATGGCCCGGATAATTGAGACGTTAAACATACATAAAAGATCACGTGCTTGTACTTTTTTATCCCTAAAGTATTATACTTTTTTATCCCGCCAGTGCGGATTACTGTAAGAATGGCCCCGTAAATTTTTTTTATTTAGAGAAATGTTAAAAGAACACTTGTCTGAGCTAATTTATTGTTATATATTCGACGTATTATAAGAAAAATTCCACGTGAGAACCAAAATCTGAAGTAGGAAAGTGTAATACTAAATTGAGCCGATTCTCACAAAGTTCATTGTTAGCAAATCAATTGTTTACTAAAAACGTTGCTTTATTTCATGTAGTTGATCATAGGTGTAAACATGTCCGCATCCATGTCTTGCATCGTCAAATTTGTGGTTTTTAATTGTTAAACAGACAGTTATTGTTTGCGTCGTCGCTGCTGTAATGCATCATACAGAAGCCGGGGCATCTAATGCCTGTACATGACACCTGTTTGCTGCCGGCGCTTGCACCCATCGCCCGCAACGGGATGCTTATGTCTTCAACTGTCTGCCGGACAAAGGAACATACAAGACAGGTACTCTATTTTTTCACCGATTTTTCTAAAACGTTACCCTTCAACCACGTTATGAAAAAACATTTTTACCAAGGACTGGCCGTTCTCCTATGCGGCATACTGCTATTACTGGGCAGTAGTAACGTATTCGCACAAACGAAAGTTACGGGTAAGGTGTCTGATAAAGCATCAGGCAACCCGCTGCCAGGCGTTTCGGTATATGTAAAAGGTACCAACCGCGGTACTGCTACCGATCCCAATGGAGGTTTTACCATTCAGGCCAAATCGGGAGAAACACTGGTGTTCTCCTTTGTAGGCTACGACCCGCAGGAGGCCGTCGTAAGCTCGGGCACTGTCAATGTACAGTTATCCGAAAAAGTAGGTTCACTCGAAGAAGTGGTGGTGACCGGTTATGCCAGCCAGAAGAAAAAAGACCTGACCGGCGCTGTCGCCGTTGTAAAGGTGGAAAACATCACCAAACAGCCGACCTCCCAGATCGCTAACCAGCTGCAGGGGCAGGTTTCCGGTATCACCATCGTGGGTACCGGTCAGCCTGGCCAGGAACCACAGGTGTCCGTACGCGGTAAAAACACCTTCGGCAACAACACTCCGCTCTACATTGTGGACGGTGTGCCCATTTCCAACCTGGCCGATGTGAACCCCAACGACGTACAGACCATGCAGGTACTGAAAGATGCAGGCGCTGCCTCTATATACGGCGCACGCGCGGCCAACGGCGTTATTATCATCACCACCAAAAGAGGTACCGGCAAAGTAAAAGTACAGTATGACGGTTACTACGGCACGCAAAGACCTCAGGGCGGTAATCCCTTTCATATCCTGAATCCGCAGGAACAGGCGGACCTGTTATGGATGGCTACCCGCAACAGTACCAACGGTACCCCCGTATTTGATGACGTGCTCTATGGTAAAGGCGATAAACCGGTGCTGCCGGATTATATTTTCCCGGAAGGAGCCATGGAAGGAGATCCCCGCGTAGATCCCTCTAAGTACTACCTGATACCGGATTACAAAGATGCAGGGATGCTGAACAGCTTCTATCGTATCAACAAAGCCAACAAACAGGGCACTGACTGGTACCATGAAATATTCAAGCCAGCTCCCATCACCAGCCATAACATCTCCGTGGCAGGTGGCAGCGATATCGGCAGTTATTACTTCTCCATGTATTATTTCAATCAGCAGGGTACGCTGAAAAATACCTATAACAAACGTTATGCGGTAAGGGCTAACTCCAGCTTCAACATCACCGACCATATCCGCGTGGGTGAAAACATGGAATACTCCATCATCCAAAACCCGCAGATAGGTATCCTCACCGAAGGCAGCGGTATCGGTATGGCTTTCCGCGAGCAAAGCATTATTCCGGTATATGATATCAAAGGGAACTATGCCGGTACCTGGGGCGGTGCACTGGGCAACGCGCGTAACCCGGTTGCTATCCAGGACCGCTTCGGCAGCACCAAAGCGCTGGCCAGCAGGTTGCTGGGCAACGTATACGCGGAAGCCGACATCCTGAAAGATTTCACTCTCCGTACTTCCTTCGGTGGTGAAATCTACTCTTTCAACAACCACAGCTTCACCTATCCGGAATATGAAAACAAGGAAAATACAAGCGTAAACACCTATACAGAAACCACCGGCAACGGTTATAACTGGACCTGGACCAACACGCTCAGTTATCATAAAAAAATAGCCGGTAATCACGACCTGAAAGCGATGATAGGTACAGAAGCCTTCCAGCAGGTAGACCGTACACTGACAGGCAGCACCACCAATTATTTTTCTTTCGATCCTAACTTTACCACCCTTAGCTCCGGCTTCGGAACGCCGATCAATGGCAGCGGATACGGTTCCAATACCTTGTTCTCTCTGTTCGCCAGACTGGATTATTCCTTTAAAGACAGATACCTGCTGGGCGCACTGGTCCGCCGTGACGGTTCTTCCCGCTTCGGCGCCAACAACCGCTATGGTAACTTCCCCGCGGTGAGCGCGGCCTGGCGTATTTCACAGGAAGAATTCATGAAAGGCCTCACCTGGCTCTCCGATCTGAAAATTCGTGGCGGCTGGGGTATTATGGGTAACCAGATCAACGTGGACCCGGCCAACGCCTTTACGACCTTTACGTTTAACAAAGCCACCTCGTTCTATGACCTGACCGGTAGCACCAGCACCATCGCCAACGGCTTTATGCAGGGAAGGATCGGCAACCCCAACGCCAAGTGGGAAAGCAATACCAACTCCAACATTGGTATCGATGCGACCCTGTTTAAAGGCGCATTGGAATTCTCGCTGGACTATTACAGCAAACGTATTAAGGACTTGCTGTTCAACCCTGAGCTGCCGGGCGTATACGGCGCCGCTGCACCGCCTTTTGCCAACGTAGCGGAAATGAAAAACCACGGATGGGATTTCTCCGCCACCGGTAACATTCAACTGGCTTCCAAACTGAAGCTGACGCTTACCGGTACATTTACCAGCTATAAAAACGAAATCCTTAAGATATCCGAATCCGCTCCCTACTTCGAAAGAGAAAACCGCCGCTATGGTGTAGCGATCATCCGTAATGCGGTAGGACGCAGCATCAGCGAATTCTTCGGTTATCAGATCGAAAAATTCTGGGATAGCAAAGAAGAAGTGGATGCCGCCAACAACGCCGCCAAAGCCAAATATCCTGATATAAGCGAATATCAGCAGGCTGCCGCCCCCGGCCGCTTCCGTTATAAAGATGTGAACGGCGACGGCAAAATCGATGCACAGGACCGTACCTACCTCGGCAGTCCTAACCCGAACTTCACCTACGGCCTCAATATCGGTCTTACTTACAAAAACTGGGACTTCTCCATGTTCCTCTATGGTGTGCATGGTAACAAGATCTGGAACCAGGTAAGATGGTGGACAGATATCTACGGTTCTTTCAACGGTGCCAAGAGCAAAACAGCATTGTACGACTCCTGGCTGCCTGACCGTAAAAACGCCACCGCGCCTATCCAGGAGCTGAAACCTAACTTCAGCACTTCCGATCCTCCAACATCTTACTATGTTGAAAACGGTTCTTACCTCCGCGCTAAAAACATGATGCTGGGATACACTTTCCCCGCTTACATGCTGAAGAGAGTGGGCGTAGAAAAATTCAGGATATATGTGCAGGCCGCCAATGTGTTCACCATCACCAAATACACAGGTCTCGATCCTGAAATTACCGGTAACACAGACTCCTTCGGTATCGACGAGGGCGCCTATCCTAACCAGCGGCAATACCTGGTGGGCGTTACACTGAATTTCTGATCTGATTATCTGAATTGTTAAACTGAGAAAAATGAAAACATTACGATATACAAGCGGAATATTGCTGGTAGCGGCGCTGCTCGGCAGTGGCTGCGGAAAAAGCTTCCTCGAAAAGCCGGCCTATAGTTCATTATCAGAAGAGATCGTGGCCAACAAAGACGGTGTTAATTACCTGCTGGTAGGCGCCTATGCCGCACTCGACGGCGCCGGCGCTCCCACCGCTTCACTCGGTGGCGGTAACGCCTGGGAGGCGGCAGCCACCAACTGGGTATATGGCAGCGTGGCCGGTGGCGATGCTCACAAAGGCAGTGAAGGTACAGACCAGACGCCCATCAATGAAATCGCCATCTGGCAGCCCAATGTGGCCAACTCTTTCTTCAATACCAAGTGGAGAGCGGTATACGAAGGCGTAGCCCGTTGCAATAACACCCTGAGGCTGATGGCACAGGCCAAAGACATGTCTGATGCCGATAAAACGAAAGTAGAAGCGGAAGCACGGTTTCTCAGGGGGCACTATTATTTTGAACTGAAGAAAATGTTCAACAAGGTGCCTTATATCACCGAAACAACCGCCGACCCGGTGATACCTAATGAAGGAGACATCTGGCCCAATATCGAAGCCGACTTTAAATATGCACAGGCTAACCTGCCGCCTACACAGCCACAGGTAGCCCGCGCCAATAAATGGGCGGCACAGATATACCTGGCTAAAACGTATCTCTATCAGAAAAAATACGCAGAAGCCCTGCCCCTGTTTAAAGATGCCATCGCCAGCGGCGTCACTTCCAATGGCCTCAAATACAAACTGACCGATAACTTCGAGGATAACTTCGATGCATCCAAAAAGAATAATTCGGAGTCCGTATTTGCCATTCAGATGTCGGCCAACGATGGTACCAACGGTATCGCTAACGCCAATATGGGTGATATGCTGAACTTCCCCGCCAACTTCAAATGCTGCGGCTTCTATCAACCGTCTTTCGATCTGGTGAACTCCTACCGGGTAGATGCTAACGGCTTGCCTTACCTGGACGATTACAACCAGCATCCGGTGAAATCCGATATGGGCATCAGGTCCACCCAACCGTTCACCCCGGATGCCGGACCGGTTGATCCCCGCCTGGACTGGACGGTAGGTCGCCGCGGCGTTCCTTATCATGACTGGGGTTACTTCGCGGGTTCCTCCTGGATCCGTGATCAAACCCAACGGTATGCCGGTCCGTACGCCACCAAAAAAATGGTTTACTGGAACTATAACAAGGACAAGTACATGGACAATAACTCCTGGGCGCCCGGCAGCGCGATCAACGTATTGCTGATCCGCTTCTCCGACGTGCTGCTGATGGCCGCGGAATGTGCTGCCGAAACCGGAGACCTGGGAACAGCCCTTACTTATGTAAATACAGTGCGCAGCCGTATGAAAGACCATCCTGAAGGCTGGGTGCATGACTACAAAGACCCTGCTAATCCTATCCAGGGCTTTGATCCCAACAAACCACTGCCTTATTATAAGATAGGTTTGTACACCGCCTTCGGTGATGTGAACTTCGCCCGCAAAGCGATCCGCTTTGAGCGTAAGCTGGAACTGGCAATGGAAGGACACCGCTTCTTCGATATCTCCCGCTGGGGCATTGCAGACCAGGTGATGAACGCCTATTTCGCTTTTGAAAGCGCCATTACAGACGATGTGAAAGGCGGCCATTTTACAAAAGGGAGAAATGAATACTTCCCTGTTCCGCAACGGCAGATTGATCTGACGCTGAAGAACGGCCAGCCGGTATTGAAACAGAACACCGGGTATTAATTACGAATTACAAATTACGAATTACGAATTAGGGGCTTCCGTACGGGGGCCCCTAATTCGTAATTTATAACCGGCAATCAAAATTTGTAATTCATCTTTTATATTTCATATTTTATACTCCGCTTTTAAATTCGTAATTCGTAATTCGTAATTGAAATGAGAATATTCCTGGCAGCCTTATGTACCGCATTCCTGGGTTGTTTTGCCCCGTCGGCCAAAGAGAAGGGAAAAATGCTGGCCGACAAATACTGTACTTCCTGTCATCTGCCAGTAGATCCTTCTATGCTCGACAAAGAGACGTGGACCAAACATGTGTTGCCGGCCATGGCACCCAGGCTGGGCATACGGGTATGGTCCGGCGATCAGTATTATCCCGTGGAAGGCCAGCGGCAGCCCGGGCAGATTTCTTTCCAGGAATGGATGGAACTGGTAAAGTACTTTGAACAGCAGGCGCCTGTGAAACTGGAGCCGGCAAAACCGCCGGTACCGCTGCAGCATGATTGGTTCGGATTCACCATTAAACGTCCCATGGGAGATTCGTCCGGTGTGGCGGGAACCACGATGGTTTCCTTCGATACCGCCGCCGCGCGCATTTTCACCAGCGATACCTATACCAGTACCCTCGATGCCTGGGATAGTTCCCTGCGTAAAAACAACGCCTGGAAACTGCCTTCTCCGGTAGTCAATATCCTGTACACCCGGGATAGCGGAAAATCATCATCTGCCATCATCACCCAGATAGGTAATATGAGAGCGGTTGACGAACCGTCAGGTATTATAAGCAAGCTCAACATTAATGACCCGCATAGTAAGCAGACAGACCTGATGCCTTTCCTGAAACGCCCGGTGCAAACACTGCAGGCGGACTTTGATAAAGACAGTCTGGTTGACCTGCTGGTATGCGCTTTCGGGCATAACCAGGGCGGGCTATACTGGCTAAAGCAGTTGCCCGGTCACCGTTACGAGCAAAAAACCATTACAGAAGTGCCGGGTGCCATACAGGCTGCAGTAGGAGATTTCAACGGCGACGGATGGCCGGACGCCATGGTGCTTTTTGCTGCGGCAGATGAAGGTATCTGGCTGTATGAGAACGACCGGAAGGGTGGTTTTAAATCGACCAATCTCCTGCGGTTCCCGCCGCTCAACGGTTCTACGAGCTTCCAGCTGGTGGATTTTAACGGAGATGGTCAACTGGATATACTATATTCCTGCGGAGACAATGCAGATTTTTCGATGGTGCTTAAACCTTTTCACGGTTTATATGTCTATAGGAACGAAGGTAACAACAGTTACCGCCAGGCATGGTTTTATCCCGTGAATGGCTGTACGAAGGCTGTAGCCGCGGATTTTAACCTTGACGGCATAACAGATATTGCGGCGATTGCTTTTTTCGCAGACATGAAAAATAATCCTGCAGAAAAATTTATTTTGTTCGAAGGGAAGGACCATCAGCTGAACTTCACGCCCCATGCGCCTCCTGTAGAAAAGGAAGGGCGCTGGATATGCATGGACGTAAAAGATATGGATGGTGATGGTGATCAGGATATCATACTAGGAAACTATGGAAAGGGATTTAATATACTGGATGGATATACGCCTGATTGGAAGGAGTATCAACCCTTTATAGTGCTGGAGAACAAACGGAAGTAAAAAACGGTAACGTAAAAATCGACGGTTTATTTGGAGAAGAAGTAGAATAATATGTATATTACAGCCGGTAAATATTTCCACGAACGGGTACTTACATATGTCGGGTCACACGCTGCAAATAAATGCATTAATTGTTACGGATGTAACGTACCTTTGCTCTTTCAATTCAGCTCATTATAACAAAGAGATATTTTCATGGTGCTGTCGCCGGGCAACATGTATAAAGATATCCTGATGCATAATCAGGTTTTAGAATGGCGGAAGGAGAGGCAGCAATGCCTCTCTTTTATTTTAATAACCACCTATCAAATATTAGCCCTGTAATTCGGAAAATCTGCACAATCCTGTTTATTTTTAATCAGAAATCAGTGTTCACCTATTCTAAACAGGAATCTTCAAGTGGCGCAATATGTATATGACAGGCAGAAAATGAGCGAAGCGCTGACCGCCATTATTGCCGGCAATAGTAGTGAGGCAGCCAGAGACTGGCTACAGCAGCGGCTGGAGAAAGCCGCTTCCATACCGCAGTTTAATCAGACTTTTACCGCGATTCCAAGGTTCACCGGAAAAAATATTGTCACTGTGTCGCCGGAACAGGCTGCGGTATTGCATCAGCTGGTGCCCGGATTCTTCGTACACGGGTGGACGTTAGACCGCCTGATAAGGGTGTGGTGGTTGCTGCAACTGGATGCAACCGATAAAGCCGCGTACCTGGATACCGTGGAAAAGCTTTTCCTGTCGGCCGAAATGAACGAGCTGGCAGCGCTCTACAGCGCCCTGCCGTTACTCGCTTACCCGGAAACATGGATATTTCGTACAGCCGAAGGCGTTCGGTCCAATATCGGGGTGGTACAGGAAGCAGTCATGCTGCAGAATCCCTATCCCGCCCGCTACCTGGACGAGCCCGCCTGGAACCAGCTGGTGATGAAAGCTATTTTTACCGATAAGCCCCTGCATCTTATTTCCGGCCTCGATCAGCGCAGTAATGCCGCATTAGCGGCTATCCTGACGGACTTTGCGCACGAACGGTGGGCCGCCGGCCGAAAAGTATCGCCGATGCAATGGCGGCTGCTGACCGCCTTTGTGACAGCGGATAATATGGCAGACCTCACCCGCGTCTGGCACTCGGCCGACCAGGTGGAAAAAGCCGCCGCCGCCCTCGTATTTTCTGGTTCAGATTATGCACCGGCTAAAACACTGCTCGCGTCAGACCCGGCGCTGACCGCTGAAATACAAAGTGGCGCCCTCTCCTGGGACGTCGTCGCCGCTAAATTAACCCAGAACTAAATCTGAAAAATTATGTGTGGAATTCATGAACTGACCGAAAAAGACCTTCAACCGCTGACCTATACACCGGCTTATCTCGATAAAATAAAAGGCATGCGCTTCTTCGACCCGCATGTGCATATGACCTCCCGTACCACCGACGACTACCAGGCTATGGCCGATGCAGGCGTGGTTGCCCTTATTGAACCGGCTTTCTGGCTGGGACAACCCCGTACCGGGGTAGACACCTTCCGCGATTATTTCAACAGCCTCCTCGGCTGGGAACGTTTTCGCGCGTCTCAGTTCGGTATTAAACATTATTGTACCATCGGGCTCAACTCCAAAGAGGCCAACAATGAAGCGCTGGCGGAAGCCGTGATGGAAATAATGCCACAATTTATCTATAAAGAAGGCGTAGTAGGCGTGGGCGAAATCGGCTTCGACGACCAGA encodes:
- a CDS encoding EboA domain-containing protein; this encodes MAQYVYDRQKMSEALTAIIAGNSSEAARDWLQQRLEKAASIPQFNQTFTAIPRFTGKNIVTVSPEQAAVLHQLVPGFFVHGWTLDRLIRVWWLLQLDATDKAAYLDTVEKLFLSAEMNELAALYSALPLLAYPETWIFRTAEGVRSNIGVVQEAVMLQNPYPARYLDEPAWNQLVMKAIFTDKPLHLISGLDQRSNAALAAILTDFAHERWAAGRKVSPMQWRLLTAFVTADNMADLTRVWHSADQVEKAAAALVFSGSDYAPAKTLLASDPALTAEIQSGALSWDVVAAKLTQN